In one Bacteroidota bacterium genomic region, the following are encoded:
- a CDS encoding nucleotide exchange factor GrpE, protein MTENETNPAPDAPGQDVAEPAETAPSAEESYEAAEAERYREQIRQLEDQLLRRQAEFQNYRRRTEAELGQAAARGRGEVLLPLLDVLDDLRRSLDAAEEAAAQEQGGPTYQALKTGVDLVYKKFEDTLRSLGVEPIAAVGEPFDEHLHEAMMQQPADDAEAGTVVGEVQKGYRMGERVLRHARVIVAQ, encoded by the coding sequence ATGACCGAGAACGAAACGAACCCCGCGCCCGACGCGCCCGGCCAGGACGTCGCCGAGCCGGCCGAGACTGCACCCTCCGCCGAGGAGAGCTACGAGGCCGCCGAAGCCGAGAGGTACCGCGAGCAGATCCGCCAGCTCGAGGACCAGCTCCTCCGCCGCCAGGCCGAGTTCCAGAACTACCGCCGCCGCACCGAGGCCGAGCTCGGCCAGGCCGCCGCGCGGGGCCGCGGCGAAGTCCTCCTCCCGCTCCTCGACGTGCTCGACGACCTCCGGCGCTCACTCGACGCCGCCGAGGAAGCGGCAGCGCAGGAGCAGGGCGGGCCGACCTATCAGGCGCTCAAGACCGGCGTGGACCTCGTCTACAAGAAGTTCGAGGACACGCTCCGCAGCCTCGGCGTCGAGCCCATCGCGGCCGTCGGCGAGCCGTTCGACGAGCACCTCCACGAAGCGATGATGCAGCAGCCGGCGGACGACGCCGAGGCCGGGACCGTCGTCGGCGAGGTCCAGAAGGGCTACCGGATGGGCGAGCGCGTG